The genomic DNA CACTTCAGCTCTACCAAAGGGGACGATACCAAGAACTACCCGGAATTCTAAAGACTGTCCGGGCAGTGTATTTTCGATAACCTTACTATGGCCCCATAGACAAGACTAGGCCGCGTAATTGGCTTTTCGGTTATACTCCAACCCTTGCTCTAGTCTATTTGCGAATTAATTATGTTAATATCGGAAATTAAAAAGCTTGAATAAAATCTTTCAATGCATGTGCTAACTCAACAAGTTTTCTACAATCAACTACATCAGGCGTATCCTTCGGGGAATGGGTTATGGTAGCCATCAACTCTGCTACATTTTCCGATGTAAATGCGATCGCCGGCTTCTTGTTCTGTACAAAAATCATATGATCGCCTTGGTACCACGGTTCTCCCACGACGATACCATCATATTTACCAAAAATATTATGTGCTTTCTGCTTGATCTCATCCGGACAATCATACAAAGAATAAGCGGTTTTCCCCTGCTTATAGCCCACATCATCCACGTTGATGGCAACTGACATTCCGGCTAAGTCTTTCCCAAAGCGACGTAAATAATCCATCTGCCCGCCGGCACTATAGTAATCCTCCCCGTTAAACGCCACTATCTCGATGCCCAAATTACCCTTATAATCCTGGAGCATTTCGGCGAGCAGCAGCAGAACGACAGTGCCTGAAGCATCATCCAGTGCGCCGGGGGTGCTCCAATAAGCGTCGATATGAGCGCTGACAACGATTTTCTGTGGTGCCGCCTGATTTTTAAGGGCAATGACATTACAAGCCGTTGCAGTGATGCGATTGGCTTCAATTACCAGCCGGAATACTTCTCCCGTTTTAGCCGAGATTTCCTGTCCGACAACATCGGTGCAATACACTGACGGTATATCAAAATCACCGTCTTCTATTAACGGAAACGGGTAGAGAGCGCCGACCAATTCCGGATTTTTTGCCGTAGCCGTGATAATGGCTGCCGGCTGTTTCTCCTCCAGTAGTGAATATATTCTCTTGTGCTGATCTGGATTATAAAAGACAAAGTTTTTCGGCATCAACTGCTCGGCACAAATACTGCCTCTCATCAATAGAATTTCACCCTTGCACTGGCAGCTTTCGAGTTCTTCGATTGTCGACACTGTTACCAGTTTGGCGGTCACGTCACATCCTGGAGAAAACTGGCTGACGTATACCTCATAGACCTGATTGTTACAGGCTAGTGATATCTCTCCACTTTTATAGTCCAGACAGAGAAAAGGAGTTGTATCCACCGTGTAACCCCACTTCTTAACCATAGCCGCGAAGAAGTCTGTCGCCGCGCGGTTCCCCGGCGAGCCGGTGCGCCGGTTTGGTTTTACGCTACACAATGTGTTCAAATACTCTTCTGCTTTTTCTAATTCTTGCATCATAACCTCCATTCATATCCATTATACAGGCTAACTATAACCATGGTGTTCTAATGGAGGGTTTTAGCGTAATAGGATATAATGAAACTCCCAATATTAGGAGACAAACATCCCGATGGCCGAGTTGAAGTACTACAAGACTTCTGAGGTTGCTAAAGCCGCAGGTGTTCATCCTAACACTGTGCGTCTCTACGAAGCTTTGGGTTTGCTGCAACCCGTCCGGCGCAGTTACAACAACTACCGGCTTTATACTTTGGCACATATGGAACAGATGCGCCTGTCTAGAATTGCGTTAAAAAGTGCATGCGTAGAAGGTGATATCCGCAAAAAGGCTATTTCAATCATTAAAACAGCCGCCAAAGGCAATCTCAAACTTGCGCTCGAAGAAGCCTATGAGTATCTGGCCCATATAAATAATGAGCAGAGTAAAGCTGACGAGGCTTTAATTATAATGCAAAAATGGCTGAACCAAACGAATGAACCTAGTGTTGTGGATATCTTTCTGGGGAGAAAAGAGACCTCCAGACTACTGGGCATATCCATTGACGTTCTCAGGAACTGGGAGCGTAATGGATTGCTTGATGTCCCGAGAAACATTAAAAACGGTTATCGTGTGTATGGACAGAAGGCAGTTGACAGGGCAAAGGTAATCCGTACCTTAAGAATGGCAAACTATAGCATGATGGCAATTATGAGGATGTTGAAAGCTATAGATATAAACAGTGGAGAGCCCGATATTTTCCAAATTGTCAGTTCCCCACGCCCGGACGAGGATATGGTCTACGCTACTGATCGCTGGATATTGACATTGTTAGACACAGAAAAGAACGCCAACGAACTTATAATGCAGATTAAGAGAATGCTAAATAATCAATCTCTTGGGAATCTTTAGAAAAGATTTTCGGCAACTTTTAACAACCTCTTAAAACAAAATGGCATTCTAAAAGTTCACCAAAAATAAACTGGCCGGTACTGTAGAAATATAGAACCGCCACCATCTTCGAATTATCGTTTAAAGTGTTGCATAATCTCTCGTAAGGTTCGAGTCCCCTTTTCTGGGGCTGAGGGGACAATATACAGACACAAAGGCTCGCAGGAGTCACCCACCCGGAAGTCTGGTAGCGCTTGGATCCACATAGACGATCTAGGGGAGCCATTCAGATATTCAAGCAGAAGGAAACCTCAAATTCCTCCAGAGTTCTACTATTGATACCCCGGCTCCACCAAAGGAGACTCTAACTATTTAAGTTTATACCAAGGCGAAAGAATAACCGCTTCCCGGAAGGTAGGTATATCTACAACAGAACGGTGATCCCGATGTTTGTGCAGTGGTAATTAGACCACATTGTCCGTTTAGATTAATTAGAGCGCTTGGTGCTGAGTGCCTAGGCGCTCTTTTGTATTTAGGAGTGATATATGCAAAACAAATTAATTCATACTAATCCCATAACTATCACAGGGATATATGTCGAACGTCTTTTCGGAAAGTACACGTATCGTATTCCAGAGCATAAGAATATTGGCTTATTCACGAACTTGATAATTCTGTACGGTGAAAATGGCACAGGTAAGACCAAATTGCTTAGTATTCTTTATCACATTCTCTCTCCTGCGAGAGCCGGTGGTCACAGGTCATATATCGCTAAAATCCCATTTGGATTATTCCGTGTGGATTTAAGCAACGGAATGAGCGTTTCAGCCGAACGAACAACGAGTAAAATTATAGGGGATTTTACCTGGTCTATCTCAAAAGGTAAAAAGGTACTAGCCTCAGCCTCATTACAAGCGGATTCGCGGGGTAGTATTCCCAAAGAATTACCACCAGACATCGAAGAAGATCATAGCAAAGTTGTCGAAATTCTCGAAACGTTGGGAATAAACTTAGTTTTCTTAGCAGATAATAGAGAGATTCAAGGCACTTCCCCAATTACAGAGACCATTGATTTCCATGGCGATAAATTGGTACTTGAGCGACCATTCACGTTATTTGAGAGGGATTTGCTTTTTAGATCAACTCAAAGGGATAAAGCTGATTCAGTACCACTCCTAGAAGCAATCAATCAATTAACAACTTGGATTAGGGATAGAGTAGTAGAAGCGTCTAACCGGGGGGATACAAATGCGAGTACTATCTACACAGATTTAATAAAAACGATTGCATCAATAAAAAGAAATGAAATTGACGTAACAGATGTCCAAGTAGCCGATTTAAGAAACACATTACTATCGCTCTCAGAAATCAACAAACAATACTCTGATCTGGGTTTGTTACCCCAGATGAATTTAGAAACTGTCGCAGAGACAATAAAATCTGTAGATAACCAAGCCGCCAAAAATGCTCTATACAGTGTGACCAAACCGTATATCGATGGAATTACCGCTCGTTTCAAAGCACTGGAAGAAATAAAGGATATCATAAATATCTTTCTTCGCAACATAAACGGCTTCTATAAAGATAAACTGATCCAATACAATTATTCGACCGGAATATCTATAAAAACGAACGAAGGGCAGGCGCTCGATCAGGCTGTTTTGTCTTCTGGGGAAAAGCAGCTATTACTATTGTTCTGCCATGCCGTAGCAGTCACAAATACATCACGCATTTTCGTAATTGATGAGCCTGAGATTTCTTTGAACGTAACATGGCAAAGAAAGTTGGTGAGAGCTCTACTTGAATGTACATCGAAGAGTCAATTCCAACTTATCCTTGCAACCCACTCAATAGAATTGTTGACCCAACATTCTGACCATGTTGCCGAGTTAAATAACTTGATGATTAAACAATGACATCAGGCCGCCAACGGAAAATTGATGAGCTAGCAGAACTCTACAAACGCCATCCTGATTTCAGGGATTTTTATGTAGAAGGTCTACGCGATCGTGAATTTTTTCGTTGGTTCTTTGAAACCGCTGATATCCATCATGTCAATGTATACGACGTTGGTGCAATAGATGTTCCACCTGAATGTTCCAGAGAGCATTGTCAACCTAATAACAACAGGGGACGTATTGCAGCTTTGGCTAAAACGTTGGAAATATTATCAGGTCCAGGTACCACCCAAGCAACATGTATAATCGATAAAGATTTTGATTCTATTTTACAAATTGTTCATGAGCCGAATATATTGTGTTGTACTGATTATGCTTGTTTAGAAATGTATTTTGTTAATGAGAAATGCCTCGACAAGTTTTGTAAACTTTTTTTAAACACATCGGCTCTAACAGGTATTAACATTTTAACAATGCTAGTTCCAATATTGCAAGCACTTTTTATTATTCGTTTTGTTAACGAAACACTCGATTTATCTTTAAATTATATGTCTTTTGAACGCTGTTGTGCTTTCCACCCACCGCAAATAACGTTTAATGAGTGCGAATACATCGAAAGGTACCTGTCAAAAAACGGGAGGCTTGATCAGAAAGATGTTTTTATAAAGATGGTGGAGGAATCAACAATTAAACTGGAAAGAGAGTATAGAAATCAAATCCATGGGCATGATTTTGTCAACTTGATTGCCTGGTTCCTTTTGAAAAACGGAGTAGAAAGAAAATTATGTGACCCTGGCGTTGTCGAACGGGGACTAATAGCATGTATAGAATACGACTCATTACTTGCCTACCCTTTATTCAGCTATTTGACCAAACGTTCAATTGTTAATTAATCTTACACGTTCCCCCAACCCTTCAGATCACCTCTGACATCAGGTTGTAACAGTATTAGATTGAGTAGCGTTACACCCAACATCCAATTACTTCACACATATCCCTTAGCGATATTTGCACTCTGGGACGCGGTGGGGGTGCGACTCTATAGGAGTCGCACCCCCTCCCTTACCACCCCTCCATCTCATCCTGCATCTCCTGCTTCTGGTTTAACCACTTGATCTCAATGTTTCCTTTTTGGTTTCCCCTCCAAAGGATATATAATTTGAAGGTCGTGATTCATTTGAAGCCATTCTTTGATTCGGCTATCAATGTATCACTCTCAAATAATAACCATAAGGCGGGAAGCTAGTGATGATTGCTGCAGGTGACAGGTCTCCGGAATTCAAACTCAGAGACCAAAACGCGCATTTCGTTAGCCTCTCTTCCCTGCGCGGCAAAAAGGTGCTGCTGTCTTTCAGGCCGCTGGCCTGGACGCCCGTTTGAACTGACCAGATGAAGTCTCTGGAAGAGGCTTATGAACAGTTAGCCCAACTCAATACGGTGCCTTTTGGTATCGGCGTGGATTCTGATCCTTCCAACAAGGCGTGGGCCAAAACAATCGGGGTGGTGAAAACCAGGTTGCTGGCCGATTTCTGGCCTCACGGGCGTGTCGCCATGCAGTATGGCGTATTTGAGGAAAT from Dehalogenimonas sp. W includes the following:
- a CDS encoding M28 family peptidase, with the translated sequence MQELEKAEEYLNTLCSVKPNRRTGSPGNRAATDFFAAMVKKWGYTVDTTPFLCLDYKSGEISLACNNQVYEVYVSQFSPGCDVTAKLVTVSTIEELESCQCKGEILLMRGSICAEQLMPKNFVFYNPDQHKRIYSLLEEKQPAAIITATAKNPELVGALYPFPLIEDGDFDIPSVYCTDVVGQEISAKTGEVFRLVIEANRITATACNVIALKNQAAPQKIVVSAHIDAYWSTPGALDDASGTVVLLLLAEMLQDYKGNLGIEIVAFNGEDYYSAGGQMDYLRRFGKDLAGMSVAINVDDVGYKQGKTAYSLYDCPDEIKQKAHNIFGKYDGIVVGEPWYQGDHMIFVQNKKPAIAFTSENVAELMATITHSPKDTPDVVDCRKLVELAHALKDFIQAF
- a CDS encoding MerR family transcriptional regulator codes for the protein MAELKYYKTSEVAKAAGVHPNTVRLYEALGLLQPVRRSYNNYRLYTLAHMEQMRLSRIALKSACVEGDIRKKAISIIKTAAKGNLKLALEEAYEYLAHINNEQSKADEALIIMQKWLNQTNEPSVVDIFLGRKETSRLLGISIDVLRNWERNGLLDVPRNIKNGYRVYGQKAVDRAKVIRTLRMANYSMMAIMRMLKAIDINSGEPDIFQIVSSPRPDEDMVYATDRWILTLLDTEKNANELIMQIKRMLNNQSLGNL
- a CDS encoding AAA family ATPase → MQNKLIHTNPITITGIYVERLFGKYTYRIPEHKNIGLFTNLIILYGENGTGKTKLLSILYHILSPARAGGHRSYIAKIPFGLFRVDLSNGMSVSAERTTSKIIGDFTWSISKGKKVLASASLQADSRGSIPKELPPDIEEDHSKVVEILETLGINLVFLADNREIQGTSPITETIDFHGDKLVLERPFTLFERDLLFRSTQRDKADSVPLLEAINQLTTWIRDRVVEASNRGDTNASTIYTDLIKTIASIKRNEIDVTDVQVADLRNTLLSLSEINKQYSDLGLLPQMNLETVAETIKSVDNQAAKNALYSVTKPYIDGITARFKALEEIKDIINIFLRNINGFYKDKLIQYNYSTGISIKTNEGQALDQAVLSSGEKQLLLLFCHAVAVTNTSRIFVIDEPEISLNVTWQRKLVRALLECTSKSQFQLILATHSIELLTQHSDHVAELNNLMIKQ
- a CDS encoding DUF4435 domain-containing protein, with product MTSGRQRKIDELAELYKRHPDFRDFYVEGLRDREFFRWFFETADIHHVNVYDVGAIDVPPECSREHCQPNNNRGRIAALAKTLEILSGPGTTQATCIIDKDFDSILQIVHEPNILCCTDYACLEMYFVNEKCLDKFCKLFLNTSALTGINILTMLVPILQALFIIRFVNETLDLSLNYMSFERCCAFHPPQITFNECEYIERYLSKNGRLDQKDVFIKMVEESTIKLEREYRNQIHGHDFVNLIAWFLLKNGVERKLCDPGVVERGLIACIEYDSLLAYPLFSYLTKRSIVN
- a CDS encoding redoxin domain-containing protein, which codes for MIAAGDRSPEFKLRDQNAHFVSLSSLRGKKVLLSFRPLAWTPVUTDQMKSLEEAYEQLAQLNTVPFGIGVDSDPSNKAWAKTIGVVKTRLLADFWPHGRVAMQYGVFEEIQGVSKRSNVLIDENGVVLFSKLYPGDELPDIQEIIQVIQNRSPGCLEKFD